GAGCACCGCAGCGGCCGGATGCCTGGCGTCCCACGCGCAGGAGAGGTGCACGCTGACCGGCGCGGCTCCGGAAGAGACGACCGCCAGCGGTATCAGGTCGAACCGCGGATCGTCGGAGACGACCGCGATCCCACGCCCGGCGGCGGCGAGTGCCTGCGCGACCGTGCCGTTGCTCGCCTCGACGGCGGCGGGTAGCGCGACACCCGCGGCCAGCACCGCGGCGTCGAACGCCTGGCGTGCGGGGTGCCCGGGCGGCAGCACGACGAGGTCCTCGTCGGCGAGAGCCCCGAGCGTCACCGAGCGTTCGGCCGCCCACCGGTGTCCGGGTGGGACGTACGCCCAGACCGGCAGCGGCGGCAGCGGGCGGGACGCGAACGGCGGGTGCGGTCGCCCGGCGGTGAGCACCAGGTCGGCGCCGCGCCGCCGGGCGTCGTCCGGAGTAAGGCCGTCGGACGCGAACACGGCGGGCACCGGATCGTTCGGGGCGAGCGTCACCAGGAACGGCGAGACGACGTCGGTCAGCGTCGTGGTGGGCGCGGCGATCGTGACGCGGGCGAGCCGCCCGCGGGCCTGCAGGTCCGCGGCGACGCGCAGCGCGTCGGCGCGTTCGAGCAGGTCGCGGGCGTGGGGGAGGAGCGCGCGCCCGGCGGGGGAGAGCCGCAGCCGGCCCTGGGCCCGCTCGAACAGGTCGACGCCGAGTTCGCGTTCGAGGCCGCGGAGCTGCCGGGACAGCGCGGGCTGCGTCACCCGTACCGCGTCGGCGGCGGCGCTCACGGTCCCGGCGTCCGCGACCGCGACGAAGTAGGCGATGGTGCGGAGCTCCACGTATGCCTTCCGGGCATGAGAACGATGACGAACAGGTATTGGACAGCATAGGCGACGCCGCGAACCCTGGAACCATGACCGTGTGCCCC
The sequence above is a segment of the Cryptosporangium aurantiacum genome. Coding sequences within it:
- a CDS encoding LysR family transcriptional regulator, coding for MELRTIAYFVAVADAGTVSAAADAVRVTQPALSRQLRGLERELGVDLFERAQGRLRLSPAGRALLPHARDLLERADALRVAADLQARGRLARVTIAAPTTTLTDVVSPFLVTLAPNDPVPAVFASDGLTPDDARRRGADLVLTAGRPHPPFASRPLPPLPVWAYVPPGHRWAAERSVTLGALADEDLVVLPPGHPARQAFDAAVLAAGVALPAAVEASNGTVAQALAAAGRGIAVVSDDPRFDLIPLAVVSSGAAPVSVHLSCAWDARHPAAAVLADLAARIERYVVARYGYG